The Streptomyces sp. ICC1 DNA window CCTGCGCGGGCCGCAGGTACGGCTTGGCGGGCGGAATGACGGCTTCCACGCGATAGCGGCCGCCGGTGAGCCCGAGCGCGCCGGGGGCCAGCACCACCGTGCCGTCGGGACCGGTGACGCCCCGGCCGCTCTTGCCCGAGGTGTCGGTGAGCGTCACCGGGATGCCCTGCTCGCCGACCTCCAGGGCCGGGGTCCAGCTGCCGTCGGAGTCGACGTCCCGGACCACGGTCACGGTGACCGAACCGTCGGCACGGAGCCCCGGACCTGCGAAGGCGGGCGGCGGCGCGGCGAGGGCCGGAACGGCCAGCAGCACGGCCAGGCCCCCCAGCCATTGCCGGGCCCCGTGGCCGGGGACTCTTGGGGGAACGCTCATGTGTCTCATTTCCGAGATCCGCTGATTGCAGGCCCAGAATGAGGCTTTATCCGCCGATATCGTGCAACCCCTGCGGAGTCGGACACTCCCTTGCCACACACAAACACCCTGCTGGAGTTCGCCGGCGGACCTCCGGGGCCCTGTCGGCGAAGGACGCTGGCCTGGAACCACGTGCTCGCGCAGGGGGACGATCAGCCGGCGGACCGACCGGGCTGTGCCGAGCGGCGGCCACCGGACGCACGGTGCGCACCGGTGGAGCCACCGGTTCCCGCGGATGTCAGTGCTGCGGGCCATACTCGTGCCGCGGCGCCGCTCGGGCACCGCAGTGCGAGGGGAGCACGATGGCTGAGGTGCTGGTTTTCCACCACGGGCACGGGTTGACCGCCGGTGTTCGCGCGTTCGCCGGGCACTTGCGGCGGGCCGGACACACCGTCCACGTTCCGGACCTGTACGAGGGCCGGGTGTTCGACAGCCTGGATGAAGGCATCGGGTACGCCGAGAAGGCCGGGTTCGCCACGATCACCGCGCGCGGCATCGCCGCGGCCGGGGAACTGCCCGCAGAGCTCGTTTACGTCGGGTTCTCGCTCGGCGTCCTGCCGGCGCAGAAGCTGGCCCAGACCCGCCCCGGCGCAAAGGGCGCGCTGTTGCTCGAGGCGTGCGTCCCGGTATCGGAGTTCGGCGGGGCCTGGCCCCAGGACGTGCCGGTTCAGGTCCACGGCATGGACGCGGATCCGTTCTTCGCGGGGGAGGGCGATGTGGACGCCGCCCGCGCGCTCGTCGGGACGACGGCGGATGCCGAGCTGTTCCTCTACCCCGGCGACAGGCACCTGTTCACCGACAGCAGCCTCCCCTCCTACGAGGAGCAGGCCGCAACGGAGCTCACGCATCGGGTTCTCGGCTTCCTCGGCCGCATCGAGTAGCGGGATCAATGGCCCGCTCCCGTCCGGGCGCTCCCGCCACGGGGCGGCCCTGGCCGCTTGCGTGCCGGACTCCGGCCGCGGTGGTCTGCGACAGCATGTCGATGTCGCTGCTGTACGTGGTCTTCTTCGCGATCGGCACCGCCGAGACCCTGTACGACAGTTCGACAGCCGCGTGGCTGCCGACGCTCGTCGAGCCGAAGGACCTGGCCCGGGCCAACGGCCGACTGCAGACGACGTACGTCATCTGCAACGAATTCGTCGGGCCTCCGGTCGGCGGGTTCATCTTCGCCGCCGCGGCGTTCGCACCCTTCGCCCTGGGCACAGCGGGTTACCTGGCCGCGGTGGGCCTGCTCGCTCTGATCCCCGCAGCAGCCAAGCGCCGCCAGGAGGCGGAGCACAAGCCGCTGACGGTGAGAAGCGTCAAGGAGGACATCGGCGTCGGTGCCCGGTGGTACTGGTCCTCGCCCATGCTCCGGGCGATGAGTCTGGTCGCCGCGGCGGGGAACGCGGCCAGTGCGGCGAGCTACGGAATCCTGTCGTCACACTGCGACAACAGATCGTCCCGAACAACGCGCGGATCGCCCGGGTGAAGGAAGAAGCGGAAACGTCACGGGCTCGCGAGCGGCAGCGCGAAGGCATCTCGCAATAGTGTGATGGGTACGCCGACAAGAGGTCCCAACCCACTTCGTACACTCGTCCGATGGATGGGATGAAGTGCACGTACTGCGGCGCCGTCGGCCTCGAACCCGGCTTCGTCGAGGACGCGGGGGAGGGCGCCCGCGGCTACGCCCGCTGGATCGCCGGGCCGCTGGAGCGAGGCGTGTTCGGGGGCGCCAAACGCCTGGGCCGGCCTCGCCGCCGCATCGAGGCGTACCGCTGCCCCCGCTGCGCCCACCTGGAACTCTTCGCCACCGAACCCGTCTGAGGCCCGGGCGGCGGACCCCACCAGGGCGGTCGAACAGCAGTGGGTCAGTCCGTATCGACGACCTTCACGGTGACCGGCGTTCCGGCTTCCACTGTGCGGCTGACCGTGCAGAGCTTGTCGTGGGAGGGCGCCCGGCTGAGAGACCGGACACAACCACCGGACAGGGCGGGCGGGCCGTGGGACGCTGTGCCGGACGAGAGCACTCCCCGCCAGGAGCCCGCACATGCCATCCTCCCGTACAGACCGTCCTGCCCGGAGTCCGGCTGTGAGCCGCCGATCTCTGTGCTGTCCGGCCTCGCCCCTCTTCGCGGCGGGTGCGGTCCTCACCCTGACCGGCGCCGCGCTTTACGTGACGCCCGGCGACCGGCCGGGCGTCGCCGCCGCCGGAGCCCTCGTCCTGGCAGCCATGGCCGCCTGGTGGTGCGCCTCCAGACAGCGCTGATCACGACCTCTCGGGGTCCGAGACCGCCCCGCCCCTGCCGGTGGATGTCCGGCCCGCGCCCACGGATGCGTGTCGGCGGGCTCGGGAGGCGTCGGTGTCCATGTCACAGCTGGGGTACGTACGGGGCGATGCCGACGATGAGGACGGACCGTTCACCCGGTCCGGGCTCGGAGCCCGCCCGGACCGGGCCGACGTAGTGGCTGACCCTGTGGTCGTGGACGGCGTAGCCATCCAGGGGGTCGGTGAGGGTGAAGCCGGCGTGGATGTCCGTCCACGGATCCTCGGGCTGGAGGCCCGCGCTGCCCGGTGTGGCGATGACGTTCTGGCCGCCGGTGACGTTGGTACGGCTGATCAGGTGGGCGAAAGTGAAGGTGCTGGCCGAACCTCCGTCCTGGTGCAAGCAGTTCGGGGAGGAAACGGCGGCCTGGCCGGGATGGTCGACGCCGAGCCTGATCAGATGGACACCGGCCCACAGCGGCCGTCTCCCCAGATCCTTCAGGGACAGGACCTGTTCGATGTCCCAGCGCAGGAGCCGCAACAGCAGAGCGTTGCCGCGCAGCGCCTCGGGGATGTCGGGAAGCACGCGCCGCGGCCGAGGGGACACGGGGTCGTCCTCGCCCTGGGAGAAGTCGGTGACCGTACCGTGTACGGGGTCCGGGGTCCCGGGAATCCAGGACAGTTCGTCCTTCCACGGCAGGTACACGGCGATCGAGTACCGGCGGTACCGATTCGTTCCCGGTGCGTACGGGTCGGGCGGCAGAGTCGCGAAGACCTCCCGGATACCGGCCAAGTCCCCTGCGGCGGAGCCGTCCGGGACGATACCGAGTTGCTCAGCGCCGTAGCGGGCGAACCCGTGCTCGCGCAGAGCGTCCAGCCCGTCACCCGGCCCACCCCCAGCGGAGTGCGACCGCCGCCGGTGATCAGTCTCTTCCACGTCTTCCTCCCACAGGTCACCACCCGGACCACGGCGCCCGCGGCTCGTGCCGACCTTACGCACGCCCTTTCCGTCGGGCAGACCTCAAGGCGGCCCTGCGCCGGAGGCCACGGCCTTCGCGGCGTGCTCGTCGAACGGCCGAGGCTACGCGCGGTCCGGCTGCTGAGCGTCCACCGGTCTGCGCCGGCACCCTCCTCGTGCCGACCCGTGCGCAGACGGGGGAGGTCCGGGCCCCGGCCGACCCGGAAATGTTCCGGCACCCCTGGGTCCGGCTGCCGCACGTCCGCAGACCGGCGGAACCCCGTGTGGTTCCGCCGGCCTGGGCCGCCCTGTTGCGCCGAGCCGCACCGGGGCTCGATCGGTCACGGAGCTGCGGGCCAATGGCTCCCGCGGCCGGGGTCCGACCTGGTCCGCGGGCGCAGCCGTTCGCCCTGCGGCCCGAACAAGATCAGGTACTCGACCGGCCCGCCGGGTCCGGCGTTCGCCACCCCGTGCGGGGTGCGGGTGTCGAACTCGGCGACGTCCCCGGCGGTCAGGACGAGATCCTGGCTGCCCAGCGCGAGCCACAGTCGCCCGTACAGAACGCACAGCCACTCGTAGCCCTCGTGGGAGACCTGCCGGGGCCGCGCGGGCGGTTCCTCGACGGCGGGCAGTACGTGTTTGTGGGCGTGCAAGCCGCCGACGTACCGGGTGAGCGGCAGCACCGCCTTGCCGGCGCCGGGACTCGGCGGCGCCGAGGTGCGCGGCCCGGACACCGGGGAGGGCGCGGTACCGGCCAGCTCGTCGAGGGAGACGCCGTACTCCTTCGCCAGTTGCAGCACCACCTCCAGCGTGGGTTTGCGTCGGCCGGTCTCGATCCGCGACAGCGTGCTCGGCGAGATGCCGGTCGTACGGCTGATACCGGCGAGCGTGGCGCCGTGCCGCTCGCGCGCGGCCCGCAGCCTGGGCCCCATCGCCGCCGACGTGCCGTCCGGGTCGTCGCCTGTCACCGTTCCCGCTCCTTCCAGCCGTACCACTCCCCGCCCTGTCCTGTGAGTTTGCCAGAATGGCAACGCTGATCGCGTCCGGCGGCCGCCCCGCCGCATGATCGACGGGTACCCGCGTCCGCTCGTGAAACGAGGAGAACCCCATGCAGTCCGAGCCGGCAGCCGAGCTCCGCCATCACACCATCCAGACCCCGGCCGGGCGCCTGCACCTGGTCGAGCAGGGCGCCGGCCCGCTGGTCCTGCTCGTGCACGGCTTCCCCGAGTCCTGGTACTCCTGGCGCCGCCAGCTCCCGGTCCTCGCCGCCGCCGGCTACCGGGCGGTGGCGATCGACGTGCGCGGCTACGGCCGCTCCTCCAAGCCCGCCTCGACCGACGCCTACCGGATGCTCGACCTGGTGGAGGACAACGTCGCCGCGGTGCGCGCCCTGGGCGAGCGGAGCGCGGTGATCGTCGGCCACGACTGGGGATCCAACATCGCCGCCTCCTCCGCCCTGCTCCACCCGGAGGTCTTCCGCGCCGTCGGTCTGCTGAGCGTCCCCTACGCACCGCCCGGCGGCCCCCGTCCCACCGACGTCTTCGGCCGGATCGGCGGCCCTGAGCAGGAGTTCTACGTCTCCTACTTCCAGGAGCCCGGACGCGCCGAGGCGGAGATCGAGCCCGACGTCCGGGGCTGGCTCGCCGGCTTCTACGCGGCGCTGTCCGCCGACACCATGCCCGCCGAGGGCGGGGCCGACCCGCACTTCGTCACCCACGGCGGCCGGCTGCGCGACCGCTTCCCCACGGGCAAGCTCCCCGCCTGGCTGAGCGAGGACGACCTCAGCTTCTACGCCGCGGAGTTCGAGCGCACCGGCCTGACCGGCGCCCTCAACCGCTACCGCAACATGGACCGTGACTGGGAAGACCTCGCCCCCCACCGCGGAGCCCCGATCGTGCAGCCGTCCCTTTTCATCGGCGGCACCCTGGACGCCTCCACCCAATGGATGGCCGACGCCATCGACGCCCACTCCTCCACCCTCCCCGCCCTGTCCGCCTCCCACCTGCTGGAAGGCTGCGGCCACTGGGTCCAGCAGGAACGCCCCGACGAGGTCAACCGCCTGCTCACCGACTGGCTCACCACCCTCCGGGGCTGAACCGGACGGCCCCGAACACCCCGCCCCGAACGTCCGGGGGTCCGGCAACGGCGCCGCGCCGTAAACTCCACGGGTGAACCACGACTCCGCCCCCACCACCACCCCCGAGACCCTGCGCGCGGCGCTCGGCCGGCTGCTCGACGGACTCCCGCAGAAGCAGGCCACGGCCGCGGTGGAACGGCTGATCGCCAACTACCGCGGGCTGACCCCGACCAACACGCCCGTCCTGCGGAACCGCTCGGACGTCGCGGCCTACGCGGCCTACCGGATGCCCGCCACCTTCGAGGCCGTACGGTCCGCCCTCGACGGCCTCGCCGAGGCGGCGCCCCGGTGGTCCCCGGGCTCGCACGTGGACATCGGCGGCGGCACCGGATCCGCGGCCTGGGCGGTGGACGCCACCTGGGGCGGCCCGCGCACGACCACGGTGCTGGACTGGGCGGACCCGGCGCTGGTCCTCGGCAAGGAGCTGGCGGCGGCCTCCGCCTCGCCGGCGCTGCGGGCCGCAGAGTGGCACCGGGCGGTCATCGGCGCCGGGATGAAGGTCCCCGAGGCGGACCTCGTGACGGTGTCGTACGTCCTGGGCGAGCTGACCCCGGAGGCCCGCCGGGCGGTCGTCGCCGAGGCGGCGCGGGCCGGGCAGGCCGTGGTGCTGATCGAGCCGGGCACGCCGGAGGGCTACCTGCGCGTCCGCGAGGCACGCGAGCAGCTGATCGAGGCGGGGATGCGGGTCGCCGCGCCGTGCCCGCACGACGGGACCTGCCCGATCGAGGTCGGGCAGGACTGGTGCCACTTCTCGACGCGGGTCAGCCGCTCCTCCCTGCACCGGCAGGTCAAGGGCGGCTCGCTCCCGTACGAGGACGAGAAGTTCAGCTACGTGGCCGCGACCCGCTTCCCGGTGGAGCCGGCCGCCTCGCGGATCACGCGGAGGCCGCAGATCCGCAAGGGGCTGGTCCTGCTGGAGCTGTGCGGTCCCCTGGAAGGCGAGGGGGCCGGCCTGACCCGGGTCAACGTGACCAAGCGCCACGGCGACCTCTACAAGGCGGCGCGGGACGTCGACTGGGGCCAGGCCTGGCCGCCTCCGCAGGAGGCCTGAAGCAGGACCGGGACCGGGGCCGGGGCCGGGGCCGCTAGGGCCGCAGCTCCTGGGTGCAGCACTTCACGCTGCCTCCGCCCTTGAGCAGCTCCCCCAGGTCCATCGGGACCGGCTCGAACCCCCG harbors:
- a CDS encoding 2OG-Fe dioxygenase family protein, which produces MEETDHRRRSHSAGGGPGDGLDALREHGFARYGAEQLGIVPDGSAAGDLAGIREVFATLPPDPYAPGTNRYRRYSIAVYLPWKDELSWIPGTPDPVHGTVTDFSQGEDDPVSPRPRRVLPDIPEALRGNALLLRLLRWDIEQVLSLKDLGRRPLWAGVHLIRLGVDHPGQAAVSSPNCLHQDGGSASTFTFAHLISRTNVTGGQNVIATPGSAGLQPEDPWTDIHAGFTLTDPLDGYAVHDHRVSHYVGPVRAGSEPGPGERSVLIVGIAPYVPQL
- a CDS encoding MFS transporter — translated: MVCDSMSMSLLYVVFFAIGTAETLYDSSTAAWLPTLVEPKDLARANGRLQTTYVICNEFVGPPVGGFIFAAAAFAPFALGTAGYLAAVGLLALIPAAAKRRQEAEHKPLTVRSVKEDIGVGARWYWSSPMLRAMSLVAAAGNAASAASYGILSSHCDNRSSRTTRGSPG
- a CDS encoding helix-turn-helix transcriptional regulator — its product is MTGDDPDGTSAAMGPRLRAARERHGATLAGISRTTGISPSTLSRIETGRRKPTLEVVLQLAKEYGVSLDELAGTAPSPVSGPRTSAPPSPGAGKAVLPLTRYVGGLHAHKHVLPAVEEPPARPRQVSHEGYEWLCVLYGRLWLALGSQDLVLTAGDVAEFDTRTPHGVANAGPGGPVEYLILFGPQGERLRPRTRSDPGRGSHWPAAP
- a CDS encoding small ribosomal subunit Rsm22 family protein, with amino-acid sequence MNHDSAPTTTPETLRAALGRLLDGLPQKQATAAVERLIANYRGLTPTNTPVLRNRSDVAAYAAYRMPATFEAVRSALDGLAEAAPRWSPGSHVDIGGGTGSAAWAVDATWGGPRTTTVLDWADPALVLGKELAAASASPALRAAEWHRAVIGAGMKVPEADLVTVSYVLGELTPEARRAVVAEAARAGQAVVLIEPGTPEGYLRVREAREQLIEAGMRVAAPCPHDGTCPIEVGQDWCHFSTRVSRSSLHRQVKGGSLPYEDEKFSYVAATRFPVEPAASRITRRPQIRKGLVLLELCGPLEGEGAGLTRVNVTKRHGDLYKAARDVDWGQAWPPPQEA
- a CDS encoding alpha/beta hydrolase, translating into MQSEPAAELRHHTIQTPAGRLHLVEQGAGPLVLLVHGFPESWYSWRRQLPVLAAAGYRAVAIDVRGYGRSSKPASTDAYRMLDLVEDNVAAVRALGERSAVIVGHDWGSNIAASSALLHPEVFRAVGLLSVPYAPPGGPRPTDVFGRIGGPEQEFYVSYFQEPGRAEAEIEPDVRGWLAGFYAALSADTMPAEGGADPHFVTHGGRLRDRFPTGKLPAWLSEDDLSFYAAEFERTGLTGALNRYRNMDRDWEDLAPHRGAPIVQPSLFIGGTLDASTQWMADAIDAHSSTLPALSASHLLEGCGHWVQQERPDEVNRLLTDWLTTLRG
- a CDS encoding dienelactone hydrolase family protein: MAEVLVFHHGHGLTAGVRAFAGHLRRAGHTVHVPDLYEGRVFDSLDEGIGYAEKAGFATITARGIAAAGELPAELVYVGFSLGVLPAQKLAQTRPGAKGALLLEACVPVSEFGGAWPQDVPVQVHGMDADPFFAGEGDVDAARALVGTTADAELFLYPGDRHLFTDSSLPSYEEQAATELTHRVLGFLGRIE